The following proteins are encoded in a genomic region of Fusarium oxysporum f. sp. lycopersici 4287 chromosome 1, whole genome shotgun sequence:
- a CDS encoding CDF family cation efflux system protein: protein MGVLQKMAWSKSTRIKVMIAIDTLFFLVEIVSGFLAHSLALMADAFHMLNDIISLVIGLWAVSAAQKTSTDEFTFGWVRAEILGAFFNAVFLIALCVSIVLEALTRFIEPPEINNPKLMLIVGSAGLFSNFVGFFVLGGHGHSHGPGEHDHDHDHGHSHAHAHDEEEGNAGYQTQGTLADESGRAAEVLPEAVFRRATASKKSNGKSSEQRHSRDASTRGRDYHRSGRSGHARFASLDDLSIHPASFRQSIIEATRGETNESTSESETDAENSLIMEEDEAHEESPLLKDVAKKGSSLGHNRKGSHSHSHSRRPRRDSSVHHGHHHTLPKKAGKKDSHGHNHADMGMNAMILHVIGDMLGNIGVMVTALIIWLTDWPGKVYADPAVSLFITAIILKTCIPLTRGTARVLLQATPEHISVPEIRQDIEALPGVITCHHIHVWQLSDTKLVASMHLQVSFPIDSHSGEKYMELARRARKCLHGFGIHSATIQPEFCFDQKHSHDAEAAALSLDGPADLNKGDSCLLECIDDCQAQGCCPADSSSKASSTRRCSESSHSATSPHAHDHDHSHDHGNNHQH, encoded by the exons ATGGGTGTTCTTCAAAAGATGGCTTGGTCCAAGAGTACCAGGATCAAGGTGATGATAGCCATTGACACATTGTTTTTCCTCGTCGAGATTGTCTCTGGCTTCCTTGCCCACTCGCTGGCCCTCATGGCCGATGCTTTTCACATG CTCAATGATATCATCTCGTTGGTTATCGGCCTCTGGGCTGTGTCAGCCGCACAAAAGACTTCCACTGACGAATTCACCTTTGGC TGGGTTCGCGCAGAGATTCTTGGTGCCTTTTTCAACGCCGTTTTCCTTATCGCCCTCTGTGTTTCCATCGTCCTCGAAGCATTGACCCGATTCATCGAACCCCCCGAGATCAATAACCCCAAGCTCATGCTCATTGTTGGTTCTGCCGGCCTGTTCTCCAACTTTGTCGGTTTCTTTGTCCTCGGCGGCCATGGCCACTCTCATGGACCCGGCGAGCACGACCACGATCATGATCACGGACATTCTCACGCCCACGCCcacgacgaggaggaaggcAACGCCGGTTACCAAACCCAGGGCACTCTTGCAGACGAAAGTGGCCGTGCTGCTGAGGTTCTACCCGAGGCTGTGTTTCGCCGTGCAACAGCTTCTAAGAAGTCCAACGGCAAATCCAGCGAACAGCGACACAGCCGAGATGCATCCACACGAGGCCGCGACTATCATCGATCCGGTAGGAGTGGACATGCGCGTTTCGCTAGTCTCGATGACTTGAGCATTCACCCAGCAAGTTTCCGACAAAGCATCATCGAAGCTACGCGTGGTGAGACCAACGAAAGCACTAGCGAGAGCGAGACCGACGCCGAGAACTCTTTGATAAtggaagaggacgaggcgCATGAGGAGTCacctcttctcaaagacgTTGCTAAGAAGGGTTCTTCGCTTGGTCACAATAGAAAAGGCTCTCACTCTCATTCCCACTCTCGACGACCTAGACGAGACTCGAGCGTTCATCACGGCCACCACCACACTCTTCCCAAGAaagctggcaagaaggataGCCACGGCCATAACCACGCTGATATGGGTATGAATGCTATGATTCTCCACGTCATTGGAGACATGCTTGGCAACATAGGTGTCATGGTCACGGCTCTCATTATCTGGCTGACGGACTGGCCTGGCAAAGTCTACGCTGATCCCGCCGTCTCCCTGTTCATCACTGCTATTATCCTCAAGACCTGCATTCCTCTCACCCGAGGCACTGCCCGTGTTCTTCTACAAGCCACTCCTGAGCACATCAGCGTCCCTGAGATTAGACAAGACATCGAAGCTCTTCCCGGCGTTATTACTTGCCACCATATTCACGTCTGGCAACTCTCAGACACCAAACTTGTCGCTAGCATGCACCTCCAAGTGTCTTTCCCCATTGATTCTCACAGTGGCGAGAAGTACATGGAGCTGGCCCGTCGAGCTCGGAAGTGTCTCCATGGGTTCGGCATTCACAGCGCTACGATACAGCCCGAGTTCTGCTTCGATCAGAAGCACTCACACGATGCGGAAGCTGCTGCTCTGTCCCTAGATGGTCCTGCTGATCTCAACAAGGGTGATAGTTGCCTCCTTGAGTGTATCGATGACTGCCAGGCCCAGGGTTGCTGCCCTGCCGAC